A DNA window from Porites lutea chromosome 6, jaPorLute2.1, whole genome shotgun sequence contains the following coding sequences:
- the LOC140940430 gene encoding histone-arginine methyltransferase METTL23-like isoform X2, which produces MQVERVFYFRDESTKTEINVRIPEIVDPQYGMFTWPSAPVLAQFIWHSRDQVKQKQVIEIGAGTSLPGIVASLCGAKVTLTDKEEYSECLRNCHHSCHVNGQDSIKVVGITWGQFSPNLFRLPVADIILGSDCFYDTKDFDDILATVSFLMEKNVQAKFWTTYQERSSSHTIEDLLNKWGLQGAEIPLKDFDADQGNVGGSSLSDLHIIHMLEITSKGVE; this is translated from the exons ATGCAAGTGGAGAGAGTGTTTTACTTTCGAGACGAGTCGACAAAAACGGAGATAAATGTGCGAATACCTGAG ATTGTAGATCCGCAGTATGGAATGTTCACTTGGCCTTCAGCTCCAGTTCTTGCACAGTTCATTTGGCACAGCAGAGAtcaagtaaaacaaaaacaagttattgag ATTGGTGCAGGGACATCACTTCCTGGAATTGTAGCTTCACTGTGTGGTGCAAAGGTCACTCTTACTGATAAGGAAGAATACTCAGAATGCTTGAGAAATTGTCATCACAGTTGCCATGTGAATGGTCAAGATTCAATTAAAGTTGTTGGGATAACTTGGGGGCAATTTTCACCAAATCTATTCAGACTTCCAGTAGCTGATATAATTCTTGGCTCTGATTGCTTCTATGACACCAAAG ATTTTGATGACATTCTGGCCACAGTGTCCTTTTTGATGGAGAAAAATGTACAAGCAAAGTTTTGGACAACttaccaagaaagaag CTCTAGCCACACCATTGAAGATTTGTTGAATAAATGGGGACTTCAAGGAGCTGAGATCCCTCTGAAGGATTTTGATGCTGATCAAGGCAATGTTGGTGGTTCAAGTTTATCTGATTTACACATCATACATATGCTGGAAATAACAAGCAAAGGGGTTGAGTGA
- the LOC140940430 gene encoding histone-arginine methyltransferase METTL23-like isoform X1 has protein sequence MQVERVFYFRDESTKTEINVRIPEIVDPQYGMFTWPSAPVLAQFIWHSRDQVKQKQVIEIGAGTSLPGIVASLCGAKVTLTDKEEYSECLRNCHHSCHVNGQDSIKVVGITWGQFSPNLFRLPVADIILGSDCFYDTKGDYDFDDILATVSFLMEKNVQAKFWTTYQERSSSHTIEDLLNKWGLQGAEIPLKDFDADQGNVGGSSLSDLHIIHMLEITSKGVE, from the exons ATGCAAGTGGAGAGAGTGTTTTACTTTCGAGACGAGTCGACAAAAACGGAGATAAATGTGCGAATACCTGAG ATTGTAGATCCGCAGTATGGAATGTTCACTTGGCCTTCAGCTCCAGTTCTTGCACAGTTCATTTGGCACAGCAGAGAtcaagtaaaacaaaaacaagttattgag ATTGGTGCAGGGACATCACTTCCTGGAATTGTAGCTTCACTGTGTGGTGCAAAGGTCACTCTTACTGATAAGGAAGAATACTCAGAATGCTTGAGAAATTGTCATCACAGTTGCCATGTGAATGGTCAAGATTCAATTAAAGTTGTTGGGATAACTTGGGGGCAATTTTCACCAAATCTATTCAGACTTCCAGTAGCTGATATAATTCTTGGCTCTGATTGCTTCTATGACACCAAAGGTGATTATG ATTTTGATGACATTCTGGCCACAGTGTCCTTTTTGATGGAGAAAAATGTACAAGCAAAGTTTTGGACAACttaccaagaaagaag CTCTAGCCACACCATTGAAGATTTGTTGAATAAATGGGGACTTCAAGGAGCTGAGATCCCTCTGAAGGATTTTGATGCTGATCAAGGCAATGTTGGTGGTTCAAGTTTATCTGATTTACACATCATACATATGCTGGAAATAACAAGCAAAGGGGTTGAGTGA
- the LOC140940431 gene encoding ribonuclease P protein subunit p20-like: MADASGHVVKKRAPQKGKRRRTDIYVNRKTDFAAQLERCQKSLDSSEQEVTIHGLGAAINRAINLALQLEHRGQGTVEVSATTSSVKLIDDFEPEDDDREGYSKVRTNSAIHIKVYKKQLSQVAIEGISKEVT; this comes from the exons ATGGCGGATGCAAGTGGCC ATGTAGTTAAAAAGAGAGCCCCGCAAAAAGGGAAAAGGCGCCGAACTGACATCTACGTAAACAGAAAGACGGACTTTGCAGCACAACTTGAGCGATGCCAGAAGTCACTCGATTCAAG tGAGCAAGAGGTTACAATACATGGCTTGGGTGCGGCTATTAACCGTGCAATTAATCTGGCACTGCAGCTGGAACACAGAGGTCAAGGAACTGTTGAG GTATCAGCAACAACTTCCAGTGTCAAACTGATTGATGACTTTGAGCCAGAAGATGAT GACCGGGAAGGTTACTCCAAAGTACGAACAAACTCAGCTATTCACATAAAAGTGTATAAAAAACAACTGTCACAAGTTGCCATAGAAGGAATCTCTAAAGAAGTCACttga